The region TAGAATACAGTTAAGACTTCAAATAACTGAAAGACAAACTAAGAGTTTTACTGGCAGATTTAGCACCTTGAGTCAGACAATCTGACTTAGAACCTACTTAAAACTTGGACGTATAGATGGTTCTTTAGACTTGGATGAACAAACTTAAATCCTTCTTTAGACTTGGAACAAATCACTTTGAAACTACTTAAAGACTTGGAGCAGCAAATTTAGAAGCTATCTCAGACAACTGACTTGGCTCTGACTTTATATTCCTAAGTACCTTGGAATCTAAACTTGGATGAAAAGACCAAGATCCTACTTTAGACAATTGACTTAGAACCTACAAAAGACTTGTACGTGCAGACTTAGAACCTTAATTCAATTCAGACAAACTGACTTAGAACCTACTTAAGACTTGGAACAACTGACTCAGAACCTAGTTGAGACTTAGATCATCAGACAAAAGCTTGTATAGACCAATTGACTTGGATCCTACTTTAGACTCCCAAATACCTTATAACCTACTTAAGACTTGGATGAACAGACTTAGATCCTACTTTAGTCTTGGAACAAATGACTCAGGACCCAGTTTAGCCTTCAAGCAACTGGCAGGGAAGCTACTTGAGACTGGGACCTATTGACTCGGCACTTAGTCCTTTATACAAGCAATGAAGTTCAGCGAACAAAAAAGACTTTGGACCCACGGATTCAGGACTTACTACGTGGAGTACCTAGCGTGTTTACAAAAGCCactgttttgtttgaaacccttgTTAAGGGAATCACAAGTGCACCTATTATAAGGACTATTCCTCCCAGGTCTGTTACATCATTGCTTCTTGTCTTTCAGTTTCTGCAGGTGGTTTTGGGCACCCCCtctcaaaatataaaaacagccCCAATTGTTTTAACACATCCCTTCTTCTGCTGTGTTCTCTCCAGAATTGGTTCGAGCTGCGTAGGGCCCAGTGGCGCCAGGCCGAGGGTCTTCCGGCTAAACTGGGCTCTGTGTTGGATTGAGACCCATCCACACCCGCCCCCCCCAACTCCTTTTTGGACCTTTTTCCTGgaacttcctcttcttcctgccTCCTagctctttttattttatgtatgaaGATATTTGAATTTAGGCAAAATGAAGGTGTTTGTGTGCTGTTGAATATATAACTGCTGTGTTTACATGAAATGACAGattattgttaataaattaagaATTAAAATGGCTTCTCTGTGCTTTGTGTCGTATTTTGGGGGCTTTTTGACAGTGGTGGGAAGTgagaaagtacaaatactttgttcctGTACTTCAGTAGATTTTTTCAGGTTGttatacttgagtattttttctgaagactttttacttttactccttacatACGAAAACAGATATTTGGACTTTATACCCCctactttgtcaaaatgggctcggcccttttttttttcctgtagtgggaagtaaccaagtacaaatgcTTCGCTAAGGTactaaataacaacaaaaaacatgttttacatttgtactgtacatttcagACTGCACCTTTTCACTTCTACCTaggtaaaggagttgaatcagtacttcaccaggaacctttttttttttttttttttaattctgtacttttatttaggtaCTGGGTTGGTACTTTTGACACCagattttttaaacagtttcctCTGACGTATTATTTGTTGCCTGACGAGCCAGACTCAAAGGCTGCATGCAGCCCACGGGACGGACAGAAACACGAGCCGGACGCGCCGATCAGCATCACGGGACAAACAAACGACAGGTGTTGTCATTCCATTGTCTGCAAAAAGGATGTGAGCTCATCGTCGTGCGCTAGCTTTGGCCCGCTAGCTCGGCGCACTGTTGATGCTAATGATAAAAGGTACAACAATGAGCACTCGAGTGTCTTAGGCAGCTGCCTTTCCTGTTCTGATGCCattagtgtttttaaaaattataattcaGCCATAAACGACAAGAAAAAAGTGAGCAATCATTCAAAGGtcgattgtattttcactcagggatgcagcacttcatcaccaagctgccCAATTACACTCACGGTATTACtttggttggtttttttttgcgatgtgtttgctgcatgtgccacatgcATGGATCTGCACACTAATTACCAAGTATAATGTGATGACTTGGTGATAAAGTGagtaaaaatacacattgccaaatatggttccttgctcTATTAAGCACTGAAAATCTGTTTCTGAAGTGAGTGTAAAGGAAGGAGGGCAAGGGTCAGATGGAGGTTGTGGTTTCCTGCTGAAAGAATATGTGGTGAGAAAGTGCCTGCATAACCTGCTTGACTGAAACCACCTAACAGGTACTTCTGGTATAATGCTCAAAGTAGGATTGTGTTTAAGCCATAAACATGCACAGAGTTCGTTTTAAACTCCAAACGGGGATTTTGTGTAAAATCGTGTGACTGATCAGCATGTGGGTGTGTTGCTGTGTCGTCACACCCTCAAAACAAGCATATTAGGAAAAGTTCTTTTTCCAAAACATCATAAAATCCAAATTGAAAAATGATCAATCTTGCCATTCAATGTGTACAGGCTCTATtaagttgtgtttttatgtttagactgagcaaaacattattttgaacAGGATAAAATTAATGttagtcataataataataattctaagtTTGGTTTAATATGTTCACTGTACAAACACATCTCAGTCAGGTTCTATTAACActttatataatttttatttcagaCATTTATCAATAATTCGAAGTTATGTTATTCGTCTGTGCAAATTGTCAGTCACCCAGGTCATGCTATTCCACGAAAATCTAGGGAAGTGGACTCGTTTGTGgaatttgttggttttttttcttgttttctgaaaaactTTCAAAAATGACTGGCAACTATACAAGATAATGTTTATTATGTattactatattatatatatattattatgtaCCGTATACAGTACTGCGAAATGGTGGTTAATAATATTAATCTTATTTTTAATACCttgaaataatataatacacAGCTATACGATTGCACTAAATatgttcatttttattgaaaatttatatttaaaaaaataatcttgtgATGTACTTCAAATTGTTTAAGGACTAAATATTGCCTTTTTCTTGAATATATTTAAGCATCTTTTATAGGCTAGAAAGCTCAAAATATTAAGATTGCCGTCCATGAAATATCcaatttgaaaatggatgatttCCATGGAAGCGTTTTCTGAAAATGACAAATTGTTGCCCTTACGACTTAATTCTACCTAATAAGAAAATCAATGCAAGTTCCCTTATCACACTCTTTTCTCCTTATCCTGTGTGTTTTTCGTATCGGCAGCAGGTAAAGACCGACAGTAGTACGTAAGCGGCGGTTTTCCTCTTCCAGCAAAGCACGACTTCACAAATGGCATCGGCTGCTTACTGGGTGGTCAAAATGTCCAGAGAAAGTGCGTGTGTTGTGATGTTTTTGGAGCACTAAAATGCAAAGGGAATGCAAATGgcgccttgtttttgtttgttgctaaGAGGAGCGAGCGGACGTGTGAGGAATTTGTCACTTGGAAGCTGCTCATTTTTTACATCTTTGACTTCTTCTTCCCCTCAATCTCAAACTGTATCTTCTTTTAGGAGGCCATAATTGCTTATTCACACACAAGTTCTATTTAGTTGTATTTGTTATATTTGCTATGAACATTCAGTTGGAGCGGATAAAGAAGATGGCGGCGCTCATGTCTGCTGCGGCATCAAAACCTGTGCAATCCATTTCAACAGAATATCGCTAACCCTATCTACGAACGCCAATTCGTCAGAGAAAAGCAGTACTACTTGTAACTGGAATATTTCTGTGCGTGTTGTGAAGCCACAATGCCTTATCGTAGCGTATCCGTCAGTTATAATGCTAATAAATGACCTTATGTCCTGTTTGATTACAGTGAGGAAGGATTGGTCCCCAGCGCTTCCTGTGTGGGCTCTTGATCCGATTAGACCGTCGCGCTTCTGTGCTTTTAATGTGACATGCTGACAAGAGAGAGGAGGGgatggcaaaaataaaaacacagacaTGGAGTTAACTCGAAGTTCACAtatacgtgtttgtgtgtgtacagtaggATATTGATATAAATATGTTTAAGGGATATTATTGTGCAGGTGGGAGGGAACCTTCATTAGTTCCACAAATGCACAATCCTGTTCATTAGTGCCTCCTGTTATATCGCGGGTTAAATTGACCATTTTAAAGTTTAACATCCAGGAATGtatattttgaattaaaaaaaataataatgcattaattttattatactaaccttaaaataattttaaaaaccatgacTACTTACATGACAAAGGTAATTGGttttgaatgtctttttttaatattaaaaaatataatgtatttatgaACCCCACTGTTATGTCGCCAGTCAAACCGACTGTttccaagttttaaaaaatattgaatttaaaaaaagtattttaattgtgtttttttgttgtttatttgaattgccttgttgttttgtttgaaaatatattatacaattatgtattttcctacaaaatatacaaatgtttcatttaattattaaaaataatatataacaaatacatattttaaaatgtctcaTGTACgacttaatttatttatgtaccTACCTGTTATGGTGGCTCAAATTGActgttttaaagtttaaaaatccagtggaaaaaaatcaaagaaaaatcaatacATTAGCATCAAACTTCTTGTTCTGGATTGTAGTTATTATTCAACTTTATTCGGTGTAccttaaaaaaacacagttgaaacaaagtgcttcgcataaataaaaatcaatcaaaacaaataaatacacgcttttaatctttttttttttgtataatatacatttttaaaatcctgTTCTGTTGTGGGTCTTAgttgactttttcaaaatttgaaaatCTGTTGCAAAAACCTACAGATGTTACTTCATTATTCAACTCAACactgtttattgttgtggttgcaTAGTGAATGTCACAGACTTTTATGAGGTCTTCTGCCGCCAGTCTGGCATAGGTCCATTGCCATCCCACCGCACGCGCTGCATTTATTAATCTTCGCTAAAATGTCAATTGAAAGCTTTGGCTGTGCACGATAAAGACAAACTCAGCCCTTTCCCTTAATGTCTTTAAGAGTCATTGATCAAGCTGAAAAGGACGCTAACAGAAGGAACCGCTAAAGAGCTGAACATGTCATTTAACGTTATGAAGTCTATAGTCAACTGCACAGAGGGCTAGGAGTCTATTTAGAAGGGAGACCAACTGTTAGTATATGAaacaagatttattttttgacgTAGATGACACGCCTAGGGATTAATTGGGGCATGGAGTCTATTAGAGCGGCGTCCACTTGCTAAGTATGAATATCGAACAAGTTTGATCCCTGCAATAAATTGTAGGACAGTGACAATATTTAAAGATAAGCCCGTGACGTATTCAAGTTTTCACTTTGTTTCAACAGAAACAAAACTGTAAGATGACGGGGAGGTGCCACTCTGAGCTCTCTTTGTTGCCGTGGAGACGTGCGACCCGAGCAACCACGCACTTGAAACCTGAGTCATGCTCTTCATAGCTCACCTGACTTCTTCAGAAAGATgtcaatacattaaataaataaataaactcactACAAGACCAGCTAATGAATTACCCAACGGTTTTTAATTTTGAGTGGTCAAACAGTTTTAACCATCGTCGTTTAActcagttgatttttttttcttgttttttattttttagaaaagaGCTTTAACATTTGACATTCGTTTTAATCCCGTTTCAAAGTGCTACAAatgagtattagggccacacagaaaaaaaataattacactacAAAATTAAAGTgagaattttacaagaataaagttgttttacctttaagaaaaaaaatagtttggtATCAAAAATATGAGTTTTTTATCTTGAATATTCATcattttttatcttgaaaatgtattactttAATATCGAATATACAcaaatttattcttgtaaaattacaactttaatcaCTAAAATTTACAACtttaatctttaaaaatataaatgtcaaaaaaaatattactttaattTAGAATACAccaatttattcttgtaaaattacaactttataaaTGTAGACTTTGTAGCAtaatctaaaaaatataaacatatcTCAAAAACCTATTTTCTTCTTGATAATCTATTACTTTAGTGTAGAATTTAcataactttattctcgtaaaattacattttaactcaaaaatacaattgttcttttaatattacaaatatattattGCAGTGTACGTTTTTAAGTTGTGGCCTTAATACTCTTTTAGAAAGTATAGACAACACTTGCaagttgaaaaataaatcacattattgaaccaaaacaaaacctaGGAAGGCTACTGCGGCCTTAAGATATTTAAAGTAAACAATATTGACATTTACTTGCGTAACTTAATGTCAATAAATTATCAAATAACAATTGACACGCAGTATAGTCTCTCTCAtttcagaacaaaaaaatactttcaatactttttggtttgtttcctGCAAGTCTTTCATTGAACTTTGGCGACGTCTAGTGGTTCAAAGgtgtcatcagaatcatctttatttcagaatttttcagaatcagagagagcgcgttaccgaggcgaccacactggtaggcgccatcttgaatgGTCCAAATTGTAATGGGACTCGATTACTAGGACCACACtgaaaacaaaagcaccaaTTTGACGTGAATAAAGTCGCaatcaggaagaaaaaaataatcttatttctcccgAAAAAAAGTGAAGGTGTTTACAGAACGacgttgtaatattatgaacaggaggaaaaaagtcttaatattaCATGGAAAAGATCATTATGATACAAGAATAGTCCAAGTTGtagtttattcttgtaagaaaagtacttttattttatttgttgttttgagaATACTGACTTATTTCAAATGGATTCCCATGGTAtaattgttccaaaaaaaaatctttccagTGTGGCACTAATACTCCTTTGTTAGTAATGCAGTTTTTGTCCCattagatgcatttttttccccatagttTGTCCTTTTGTTCCCATGCATTAACATTTGCTTAACAATAAAGTTAACACGATCGCCTGAACTCctcagtgattcccaatcacTGTTGGAAATAATCAAATTTCACTGAATTGGACTGAACATTATTCTTGATCTCCTACAGAAACAGTGAAAACATCTTTGGGTTATTTTTCAACTTTGTTTCAGTCGCACTGGTTTAGTGAACCCCAGTGAACAAGGTGCTAAAGGAACACGAGAACATTAACAAACGCCGGCGGGCGTGAAGGCGAGAGAGAGGGGCGgggaaagaacaaaaaataaattacaaaaaatacaaaaataaaacaatttgggATCTGGCGACGTTTACTTGCCGCTGGTCAACTGGATGATGAGCTCTCGGGCGTCTCGCACGCCTGAGCTAAGTTCGGGTTCGCCCTTCTTGACGCACGTGCCGATGAGGAACAACTTGCGGTCTCCGACCTTGGAAAGTTCCAGAGCGTCGTGCAGGTCGGTGATGCTGCAGGCGCCCGGAAGATCCTGGAAGACAAGATTGGTGTTGTTGTGCCTTTTCCAGGATGTAATTTTGTTCAATATTACTAGCCCTTACGGcaatctgatcggtgttatcggtatcggccgataattagcatttgatgctgatcggctttcatgtcatactttgccgatccgatcaatgacgtcatcgatcggctccgcacaagacatttaactctgcgtcttcgtcgcgtatgaatccaaaagctagtttatttttagccttgtcacacgTCTTGTTGTGCAGTACTGTAAccatctgacggccaataaagttttttcaatcttgtggttgaaaaaacacatcatctttgtgggactattttgcagtGTCTCACTCAAACAAcatgtaagttatttgcagtctgtacacaactgaagtacgtcgtgggcaACGCAGTGTGGGGGGGGAGGGAGTCCAACAGActcgaactctggacaacacccgtccatatagctgggacagtgagaaagttagagtaagcatgtcattaacagtatttattaaagtaatttaattgcaataaagtaacttaattacagtaagttatttgaaaaaactgcTCACTATCccgaactgctgcttgttgtgaagtgggTTGAGTTTACTGCTGCCATGTGCTTTGAATAGACTTTCTTGAAGTTTTTCAATTGCTAAAATCACAGCATCTGTTGATGTGGTATACTCTGGGGTGAGGGACAATGTAAGCCTTTTGTAGCTTTTCTAGAGTGTTTCTATCATTCTCACCTGCTTGTTGGCCAGTACCATTAGAGGCAGGCGGGGGTTGGAGTGCAGCAGCTCGTGTAGTTGGGCCTTGGCGACGGCGAAGAGTTGCGGCGCCGATGAGTCCACCACGAACACCAACAGCAGCGCCTTAGACATGTACCTCGGCCAGTAAGGCCTCAGCTCTGCCTTGCCGCCGACTGACGACATACACAAGACAAGGCACTGGAAGCAACTGAGAGGCGGACTAGTTGCTGGGTTGAGCGTAGGTAACAGGCAAACTTTTGGGTGTTTTCTACCTGAGTTTGGCTGAGATTGAGATTAACAGCTGGATGTTTACTAGGCGAGACACCGACTAAGAGCTGTGATAACAGACCAGCATCTGGATGTTCAGCAGCTGAGAAGCACCCAAAGTAATTCAGTGCATAAACATACTAACCTCTGGTGATCACCAGCCTCAACACTGCTGGACGTTCAGTACCCAAGATACCGACTATTTCCTGAATGTTTTGTGGTCGAGATTAATCCTAAATATTTGTAAGCAACACAGCCAGCCAACTTGAAACTCTCATTCTAAATCTGACACCCACATAACTCACCAGGCCATGTCCCGCCTTTTAAAGCTGTACACACTCAGTCACACATACGACAGAACGTCAGGATGGTGACCCCAAATGGActaaaataatacctgcacctcacatgcacaagttgttgtttaataatgcaaaatcattttttattcGCTTAATCGATGGATCGGGAGAATACAATTCTCAAAATATGAGATAGCTTCAGCCCTACTAACAGCTCTTCTGGCTAACTACTAGATGTACAGTATCTCATGCTGAGATACAGACTAGCAACTGGATGTTCACTAGCCGAGAATACAGATCAACTAGTGGTTGAGCAATACTGAGATGCAGACAATTTGCCGGATATTCAATACCCAAGACGCAGACTATTTGCTGGGTGTTTCTTACTTAAGATACTAATTGCTGAATGTTCAATATCTGACATATAGATATACTGTGGGTGCTTAGTAGTagtaactagactttacaccaattttatcggccttatcggtatcggccgataattagcattttatgctgatcggctttaatgtcataattcgccaatccgacatttactctgcgacgccatcgtgcacagtatatttgaatccaaaagctagtttattttagccttctcgcgtgtcttttgacaatTAGAAtgcatgacctgactagagcagtgatttccaacctatatggagccaaggaacatattttacaattaaaaatctcacggcaccaacaaacaaaaatgtcacaaaaagtggatacattaattactgtatttacttcctgccatctaatagaagaccattcatttgttctgtctgtcactatgcctcactggcataaatagatgaacaaagatacattatttattgtaaatattttttggggagaaatTAAGTACAcgagaatatacagtaaattaacaggtcatttaaatagacacattcctccatcatgtgatcggatctgtgatcgtttttttttaactcgcggatcggtgatcagccccaaaaatcctgatcgtgtaaagtctagtagTAATCAATAGACTATTTGCTGGGTATTCAGTACCCAAAATACAGACTAATTGCTGTACGTTCAAAAGCCGAGACAAACTATTGGCTGGCTGTTTGCACCCAAGATACAGACTAATTGCTGCTTGTTCAATATCTAAGACACAGAATAGCTACTGTTCCTTCATTTGCTTAGGTATATACCAACTGCTCGACGCTATTGGTTGTATTGCAGTCTATGTGCAGACTAAATACTGTGTCTTTAGTAGCTACAATTCAGAcaatttgatttttgtttatcACATGACAGTGACCAACTGCTAGGAATAAACTAGCCAGTGTTCATACACTTTTTTAGCAATAGTTTTTCATGACTTCCAAACCCTTTCACTTAATTTCCAATCTCGGAAAATTAACAAatattcatgtatttttgttcgcaaatatgaatttgaatGAGTCAAGTTCCGATTCCGTTTCCTCGTTCCCATTCCATGTCCTCATTTCAATTCCGGTCCCGAATGATTCtagattccgattcttttagggggcaaGCTGGGGCATGGTTTAAATCAGGGTTGTCCAAACACTGGTTGCTCGAAAGAAAACTGGGTCTAACTGTTGGATGTATTGTTGCTATAACATAGACTAACTCCTGAGTATTCACTTGATAGCACAAAATTGAAGAattattaatcaaataaatcagacaaaagactactttttaagTAGACTTACTCTCAAGGAACTCAATGTGCAGGTCTTCTCTGTTAATGGAGACAGCGTTGAAGCCCTGCGTCGGCACCGTGTCCACGTCCAGGCTGCCGATGGCCAAACAGTACAGCAAACTGGACTTACCGGCTCCATCCAGGCCCAGAACCAGCACTTGGGTCCCCTCTGGCTTCACCAACATTGATtgcttcacacacaaacacacaggctTAGTTAGAGATTAAAAGTGGAGGTTGAGATACAGACTATTCTGTGCGTGTTCAGTACTCATGAGTCAGACTGACTGTAGGATGTTTTATACCAGAGATTCAGAATATTTTCTGGACGCTCATAATGTAAAACACAGATTAACTCCTGGGGGATAAAGTACCTAAAATATAGACTAATTGCTAGATGTTCAATAGCAGCGatgcagttttttgttgttgttgttcaattaGAAGTGGAGGCTGTAAGTAATTTCAGTAATACcactgaaatatatatatatatttttttttacctactgGCATCCACACCATTAGCCAGTACCCTAAATTAAAGTAAATTAAACGCTATATAGCGGTGTAACAATAAATTGATGAATGGACAACCAATCCACTATCAAattaacaactattttgataatcaattatcATTTGGACACCTTGTTTAagttaaaattgtccaaatcctctgaatttccacctctcaacagtaaatattctctgatttgtGTAGTCCCCCCAACTCCTCCACGAAAGCAGACctttttgtgttgaatcaaaatgagacatttgcaaacatctgcgtttactttggaaaacaatgatcaacatttttgtctattttctgGCATGTTACAGAGCAAACCAGTAACTGCGCTCACACTGAGCGTTTGTCCTTCTCGACTGTGGCCAAAATGCTTGGAAAGTGTCATAACAAACTGATTGTGATTTAAT is a window of Phycodurus eques isolate BA_2022a chromosome 9, UOR_Pequ_1.1, whole genome shotgun sequence DNA encoding:
- the arl9 gene encoding ADP-ribosylation factor-like protein 9; translation: MLGWREAGVLGFSVALAGGLAYAVWNYAFFSRESDESRPGDDGASGRGKLSPDGEKLKKTEVEESGEDAELTVAVARVEPVCSAERAPKVSEQSMLVKPEGTQVLVLGLDGAGKSSLLYCLAIGSLDVDTVPTQGFNAVSINREDLHIEFLEIGGKAELRPYWPRYMSKALLLVFVVDSSAPQLFAVAKAQLHELLHSNPRLPLMVLANKQDLPGACSITDLHDALELSKVGDRKLFLIGTCVKKGEPELSSGVRDARELIIQLTSAPCSLGFTKPVRLKQS